Proteins from a genomic interval of Streptomyces fodineus:
- a CDS encoding S1 family peptidase translates to MFGLRRARHTAATLVATATAAATALLASPTASAAPQPIVGGTTTTTAAYPFVMQITDASGNQFCGGTLVSATKVVTAAHCMAGESAGNVRVVGGRTYLNGTDGTVSKVSKIWVDPGYTDATNGDDVAVLTLETSMPYTPVSYVSSSQTSVYAAGTTARILGWGTTSENGSSSNQLRTATVPVVSDSSCKSSYGSDFVQSDMVCAGLTTGGVDTCQGDSGGPLLIGGVLAGITSWGEGCAEAGYPGVYTRLTTFSDLVTAQVTS, encoded by the coding sequence ATGTTCGGGCTCAGACGTGCAAGACACACCGCCGCGACCCTGGTGGCCACCGCCACCGCCGCGGCGACCGCGCTGCTCGCCTCCCCCACGGCGAGCGCCGCCCCGCAGCCCATCGTCGGCGGTACGACCACGACGACGGCGGCGTACCCGTTCGTCATGCAGATCACCGACGCGTCCGGCAACCAGTTCTGCGGCGGCACCCTGGTGTCCGCGACGAAGGTCGTGACGGCCGCGCACTGCATGGCGGGCGAGTCCGCCGGCAATGTCCGGGTGGTCGGCGGCCGGACCTACCTCAACGGCACCGACGGCACGGTCAGCAAGGTCAGCAAGATCTGGGTCGACCCCGGCTACACGGACGCCACCAACGGCGACGACGTGGCCGTGCTGACCCTGGAGACGTCGATGCCGTACACCCCGGTGTCGTACGTCTCCTCCTCCCAGACGAGCGTGTACGCGGCCGGCACCACGGCCCGGATCCTCGGCTGGGGGACCACCTCGGAGAACGGCAGCTCCTCCAACCAGCTGCGGACCGCGACCGTCCCGGTCGTGTCCGACTCCAGCTGCAAGAGCTCCTACGGTTCGGACTTCGTCCAGTCCGACATGGTATGCGCCGGACTCACCACCGGCGGCGTAGACACCTGCCAGGGCGACAGCGGCGGTCCCCTGCTCATCGGGGGCGTCCTGGCAGGGATCACTTCCTGGGGCGAGGGATGCGCGGAGGCCGGTTACCCGGGTGTGTACACCCGGCTGACCACCTTCTCGGACCTCGTGACCGCGCAGGTCACCTCGTGA
- a CDS encoding winged helix DNA-binding domain-containing protein, whose translation MTKSSATKAPVLDVRALNRATLERQLLLRRSALSPRDAVAHLLGLQAQNVRPPYYALAARLDGCAPERLSALMAGREVARMVTLRSTIHTHTADDCLTLRPLVQPARERELGTFRKGLAGVDLDRLAALARELVEAEPRTMAQLRQALSARWPDADPQALALAARCTLPLVQVTPRGLWDRSGQVALTTAENWLGRSSGQAPAPESVVLRYLAAFGPASVKDMQTWAGLTRLRDAFEKLRPRLLTFRDPSGTELFDLPDAPRPDPATPAPPRFLPEFDNLLLSHADRSRVVPPEHRGRHWRGNQAYRTLLVDGFLAGLWKLDTGALVVEPFTELTRAQRDEVTAEGERMLGVLHPDTSYDIRFGTVVRP comes from the coding sequence ATGACGAAGAGCAGTGCGACGAAGGCCCCCGTCCTGGACGTCCGTGCCCTCAACCGCGCCACCCTCGAGCGGCAGCTGCTGCTGCGCCGCTCGGCGCTGTCCCCACGGGATGCCGTGGCGCACCTGCTCGGTCTCCAGGCGCAGAACGTCCGGCCGCCGTACTACGCGCTCGCCGCCCGCCTCGACGGCTGCGCACCGGAGCGGCTGTCCGCGCTGATGGCCGGCCGCGAGGTCGCCCGGATGGTCACCTTGCGCTCCACGATCCACACCCACACCGCCGACGACTGCCTCACCCTGCGGCCCCTCGTCCAGCCGGCCCGGGAACGGGAGCTCGGCACCTTCCGCAAGGGGCTCGCCGGCGTGGACCTGGACCGGCTCGCCGCCCTGGCCCGCGAGCTGGTCGAGGCCGAGCCGCGGACCATGGCCCAGCTCCGGCAGGCGCTGAGCGCCCGGTGGCCGGACGCCGACCCGCAGGCCCTCGCCCTCGCCGCCCGCTGCACACTGCCGCTGGTCCAGGTCACTCCGCGCGGACTGTGGGACCGCAGCGGCCAGGTCGCCCTCACCACCGCCGAGAACTGGCTCGGCCGCTCGTCCGGGCAGGCTCCCGCACCGGAGTCCGTCGTCCTGCGCTACCTCGCCGCGTTCGGCCCCGCCTCCGTCAAGGACATGCAGACCTGGGCCGGACTCACCCGGCTGCGGGACGCCTTCGAGAAGCTGCGCCCGCGGCTGCTGACCTTCCGGGACCCGAGCGGCACCGAGCTGTTCGACCTCCCCGACGCCCCGCGTCCCGACCCGGCCACCCCGGCCCCGCCCCGCTTCCTGCCCGAGTTCGACAACCTGCTGCTCTCCCACGCCGACCGCAGCCGCGTCGTACCGCCCGAACACCGGGGCCGGCACTGGCGGGGCAACCAGGCCTACCGCACCCTGCTGGTCGACGGCTTCCTGGCCGGCCTGTGGAAACTCGACACCGGCGCCCTCGTCGTCGAACCCTTCACCGAGCTGACCCGGGCCCAGCGGGACGAGGTCACCGCGGAGGGGGAGCGGATGCTCGGCGTCCTGCACCCGGACACGTCGTACGACATCCGCTTCGGGACGGTCGTACGACCGTGA
- a CDS encoding magnesium and cobalt transport protein CorA produces MSERANGRNGGRRSVWRRTPAPPQPPAAETPATAPADGTEPPSIVQAALYRDGVRVSSPATLAETYRALREQHSGMAWIGLARPSGADLHSLAAEFDLHPLAVEDAMEAHQRPKLERYGKTLFVVLRAARYLDAPEEVDFGELHVFVGPDFVITVRHGAAPDLSAVRRRMEDSPELLGLGPEAVLYAILDAVVDGYAPVVSGVQNDIDEIETEVFRGDPEVSRRIYELSREMVEFQRATRPLVGMLHALMAGFAKYETDEELQRYLRDVADHVTHISERVDGFRQALTEILTVNATLVTQQQNAEMRALAEAGFEQNEEVKKISSWAAILFAPTLVGTIYGMNFDRMPELHWFFGHPFAIGLMGVVCLTLYLVFKRRDWL; encoded by the coding sequence ATGTCCGAGCGAGCAAACGGCAGGAACGGCGGGCGCAGGTCCGTCTGGCGCCGCACCCCCGCCCCGCCCCAGCCCCCCGCCGCCGAGACGCCCGCGACCGCCCCGGCGGACGGCACCGAGCCGCCCAGCATCGTCCAGGCGGCGCTGTACCGCGACGGCGTCCGCGTCTCCTCCCCCGCCACGCTCGCCGAGACCTACCGCGCGCTGCGCGAGCAGCACTCGGGCATGGCCTGGATCGGCCTGGCCCGGCCCAGCGGGGCCGATCTGCACTCGCTGGCCGCCGAGTTCGACCTGCACCCCCTCGCCGTCGAGGACGCCATGGAGGCGCACCAGCGGCCCAAGCTGGAGCGGTACGGCAAGACCCTGTTCGTCGTGCTGCGCGCCGCCCGATATCTGGACGCGCCGGAGGAGGTCGACTTCGGCGAGCTGCATGTGTTCGTGGGCCCGGACTTCGTCATCACGGTCCGGCACGGCGCGGCGCCGGACCTGTCGGCGGTCCGCCGCCGCATGGAGGACTCCCCCGAGCTGCTGGGGCTCGGACCGGAGGCGGTCCTGTACGCGATCCTCGACGCGGTCGTGGACGGTTACGCGCCGGTGGTCTCCGGCGTCCAGAACGACATCGACGAGATCGAGACCGAGGTGTTCCGCGGCGACCCCGAGGTCTCCCGCCGTATCTACGAACTCTCCCGGGAAATGGTGGAGTTCCAGCGTGCAACGCGTCCGCTCGTCGGCATGCTGCACGCGCTGATGGCCGGCTTCGCCAAGTACGAGACCGACGAGGAACTCCAGCGCTATCTGCGTGACGTCGCCGACCACGTCACCCACATCAGCGAGCGCGTCGACGGCTTCCGCCAGGCCCTCACCGAGATCCTCACGGTCAACGCCACCTTGGTCACCCAGCAGCAGAACGCGGAGATGCGGGCGCTGGCGGAGGCGGGCTTCGAGCAGAACGAGGAGGTCAAGAAGATCTCCTCCTGGGCGGCCATCCTCTTCGCCCCGACCCTCGTCGGCACGATCTACGGCATGAACTTCGACCGCATGCCGGAGCTGCACTGGTTCTTCGGCCACCCGTTCGCGATCGGTCTGATGGGCGTGGTCTGTCTGACGCTGTACCTCGTCTTCAAGAGACGGGACTGGCTCTGA
- a CDS encoding phosphoribosyltransferase, producing the protein MFFRNRAEAGRELAGLLTDLRDQGALDDPLVLALPRGGIAVAEPVARALDAPLDVLVVRKIGAPHHQEFAVGALAADDPPLFDTDTLARLGLTEESMAPVVERERRELRRREERYRGDRPAPDPAGRTVIVVDDGLATGATARAALRHIRRRAPARLVLAVPVGAPDSVDQLATEADMILCPHRPPGFTAVGQWYQDFEQLSDKDVLAALHGT; encoded by the coding sequence ATGTTCTTCCGGAACCGTGCCGAGGCCGGACGGGAACTCGCCGGACTACTGACCGACCTGCGCGACCAGGGGGCCCTCGACGATCCCCTCGTCCTCGCCCTGCCGCGCGGCGGCATCGCCGTCGCCGAGCCCGTCGCCCGCGCCCTCGACGCCCCGCTCGACGTGCTCGTCGTCCGCAAGATCGGCGCCCCGCACCACCAGGAGTTCGCCGTCGGCGCGCTCGCCGCGGACGACCCACCCCTCTTCGACACCGACACCCTGGCCCGGCTCGGCCTGACCGAGGAATCCATGGCCCCGGTGGTCGAACGCGAGCGGCGGGAACTGCGCCGCCGCGAGGAGCGCTACCGCGGCGACCGCCCGGCACCGGACCCGGCGGGCCGCACGGTGATCGTCGTCGACGACGGTCTCGCCACCGGCGCCACCGCCCGCGCCGCCCTGCGCCACATCCGGCGCCGCGCTCCCGCCCGCCTCGTCCTCGCCGTCCCCGTCGGCGCCCCGGACTCCGTGGACCAGCTCGCCACCGAGGCCGACATGATCCTCTGCCCGCACCGGCCGCCCGGCTTCACCGCCGTGGGCCAGTGGTACCAGGACTTCGAACAGCTCAGTGACAAGGACGTACTCGCCGCCCTGCACGGAACCTGA
- a CDS encoding polysaccharide deacetylase family protein has product MAHATDKIPTPEHASRKTRDTARRLRPAALASAALGLALTLSGCAQVDTTAPSAVRAGAAHGAPAKFGTADCREAKCIALTFDAGPSENSARLLDILKQKKVPATFFLLGKNHIEKYPQLVKRMAAEGHEVASHTWDHKILTRISDAQIREELKRPNDAIERLTGHKPTLMRPPQGRTDTNVHKIAKELGLAEVLWSVTAKDYTTNDSALITKRVLDQASRDGIILLHDIYPGTVPAVPGIIDALKARGYVFVTVPQLLAPGTAEPGKVYRP; this is encoded by the coding sequence ATGGCTCATGCGACCGACAAGATCCCGACGCCCGAGCACGCGAGCAGGAAGACGCGCGACACCGCCCGTAGGTTGCGTCCGGCCGCGCTCGCGTCGGCCGCCCTCGGTCTGGCGCTCACGCTGTCCGGCTGCGCCCAGGTGGACACCACCGCACCGAGCGCGGTGCGGGCCGGGGCGGCGCACGGGGCACCGGCGAAGTTCGGGACCGCCGACTGCCGCGAGGCCAAGTGCATCGCCCTCACCTTCGACGCGGGGCCCAGCGAGAACTCGGCGCGGCTGCTCGACATCCTGAAGCAGAAGAAGGTGCCGGCCACCTTCTTCCTGCTCGGCAAGAACCACATCGAGAAGTACCCGCAGCTGGTCAAGCGGATGGCCGCCGAGGGCCACGAGGTCGCGAGCCACACCTGGGACCACAAGATCCTCACGCGGATCTCGGACGCGCAGATACGCGAGGAACTGAAGCGGCCAAACGACGCGATCGAGCGGCTCACCGGGCACAAGCCGACACTGATGCGCCCGCCGCAGGGCCGTACGGACACCAATGTGCACAAGATCGCCAAGGAGCTGGGCCTGGCGGAGGTGCTGTGGAGCGTGACCGCCAAGGACTACACGACCAACGACTCGGCGCTCATCACCAAGCGCGTCCTCGACCAGGCGTCCCGGGACGGGATCATCCTGCTGCACGACATCTACCCGGGCACCGTGCCCGCCGTACCCGGCATCATCGACGCCCTGAAGGCACGCGGATACGTCTTCGTGACGGTTCCTCAGCTGCTCGCGCCCGGCACGGCGGAGCCGGGCAAGGTGTACCGTCCGTGA
- a CDS encoding Immediate-early protein 2 → MPTFSFTRTAPLALDEAWRRLTQWPRHADVVPLTRIRVLTPPPTREGTRLVARSGIGPFAFDDLMEVTVWRPPADGEAGLCRLEKRGRVVLGWAEIEVRPGPGGRSRVVWREELRIRFLPRAFDGVLRRTARTVFGRAVNRLLRQG, encoded by the coding sequence GTGCCCACCTTCTCCTTCACACGTACGGCCCCGCTCGCCCTGGACGAGGCATGGCGCCGGCTCACGCAGTGGCCCCGCCACGCCGACGTGGTCCCGTTGACCCGGATCAGGGTGCTCACGCCCCCGCCGACCCGGGAGGGCACGCGCTTGGTGGCCCGCTCCGGCATCGGGCCGTTCGCCTTCGACGACCTGATGGAGGTCACCGTCTGGCGCCCGCCGGCCGACGGCGAAGCCGGGCTGTGCCGTCTGGAGAAGCGCGGCCGGGTGGTCCTCGGCTGGGCGGAGATCGAGGTGCGGCCGGGGCCGGGCGGCCGTAGCCGGGTGGTGTGGCGCGAGGAGCTGCGGATCCGCTTCCTGCCCCGCGCCTTCGACGGCGTACTGCGCCGCACGGCACGTACGGTGTTCGGCCGCGCCGTGAACCGGCTGCTCCGGCAGGGCTGA
- a CDS encoding LysE family translocator — protein sequence MVPTDRLTAFAVLSLLLIVIPGPSVLFVVGRALAHGRRAALTTVLGNTLGAYALVAAVALGIGSIVERSVFVFTALKLAGAAYLVYLGIKAWRQRGSLRAAFTESGPAHGGMRTLWEGFAVGVANPKTMVFFAAVLPQFVDREQGHVPVQMLLLGLVFNAIAVASDSLWGLGASAARDWFARSPRRLAAVGGIGGLTMIGLGVTVAVTGRKD from the coding sequence ATGGTGCCCACCGACCGGTTGACGGCCTTCGCCGTGCTGTCCCTCCTGCTGATCGTGATCCCCGGCCCGAGCGTGCTCTTCGTCGTCGGGCGGGCCCTGGCGCACGGGCGGCGCGCCGCGCTGACCACCGTCCTCGGCAACACGCTCGGCGCCTACGCGCTCGTGGCGGCCGTGGCGCTCGGCATCGGCTCGATCGTGGAGCGCTCGGTGTTCGTCTTCACCGCGCTGAAGCTCGCCGGCGCCGCCTACCTCGTGTACCTCGGGATCAAGGCCTGGCGGCAGCGCGGCTCCCTGCGGGCGGCGTTCACGGAGTCCGGGCCGGCCCACGGCGGCATGCGCACCCTCTGGGAGGGCTTCGCGGTCGGCGTGGCCAACCCCAAGACGATGGTGTTCTTCGCCGCCGTCCTGCCCCAGTTCGTGGACCGCGAGCAGGGCCATGTGCCGGTGCAGATGCTGCTGCTCGGCCTGGTCTTCAACGCCATAGCGGTGGCCTCCGACAGCCTGTGGGGGCTCGGGGCCTCGGCCGCCCGGGACTGGTTCGCCCGCTCGCCCCGGCGACTTGCCGCCGTCGGCGGGATCGGCGGGCTGACCATGATCGGGCTCGGTGTGACGGTGGCGGTGACGGGGCGCAAGGACTGA
- a CDS encoding XdhC family protein: MLDIADELNRWVEQGRDFAVATVVAVGGSAPRQPGAALAVDSEGTAIGSVSGGCVEGAVYELCRQALEDGESVLERFGYSDEDAFAVGLTCGGIIDILVTPVRADGPARPVVADALAAAARGEAAAVARITQGPADLMGRAVLVRSDGSYEGGFGGHPELDRTAAEEARAMLDAGRTGTLRIGASGSRCGEPLTLLVESSVPAPRMIVFGAIDFASALVRMGKFLGYHVTVCDARPVFATKTRFPDADEIVVEWPHMYLERTETDGRTVLCVLTHDAKFDVPLLKLALRLPVAYVGAMGSRRTHEDRNKRLREVGVTDLELARLRSPIGLDLGARTPEETALSIASEIVAGRRGGSGVSLTGAHTPIHRDANPAPVDLIGSVA; encoded by the coding sequence ATGCTGGACATCGCCGACGAGCTGAACCGGTGGGTCGAGCAGGGACGTGACTTCGCCGTCGCCACCGTGGTGGCCGTCGGCGGCAGCGCACCGCGCCAGCCCGGCGCCGCGCTCGCCGTCGACAGCGAGGGCACGGCCATCGGTTCGGTCTCCGGCGGATGCGTGGAGGGCGCCGTGTACGAGCTGTGCCGGCAGGCGCTCGAGGACGGCGAGAGCGTCCTGGAGCGCTTCGGGTACAGCGACGAGGATGCCTTCGCCGTCGGCCTGACCTGTGGCGGCATCATCGACATCCTCGTCACACCGGTCCGGGCGGACGGTCCCGCCCGGCCGGTGGTCGCCGACGCGCTGGCCGCCGCCGCCCGTGGGGAGGCGGCGGCGGTCGCGCGGATCACTCAGGGCCCGGCGGACCTGATGGGTCGTGCCGTCCTCGTCCGTTCCGACGGTTCGTACGAGGGCGGTTTCGGGGGCCACCCCGAGCTGGACCGCACCGCGGCCGAAGAGGCCCGCGCCATGCTGGACGCCGGCCGGACCGGCACCCTGCGGATCGGTGCGTCGGGCTCGCGTTGCGGCGAACCGCTGACCCTCCTCGTCGAGTCCTCCGTCCCCGCCCCCCGCATGATCGTCTTCGGTGCCATCGACTTCGCGTCCGCACTGGTCCGCATGGGCAAGTTCCTCGGCTACCACGTGACCGTGTGCGACGCGCGCCCCGTCTTCGCCACGAAGACCCGTTTCCCCGACGCCGACGAGATCGTCGTCGAGTGGCCCCACATGTACCTGGAGCGCACGGAGACCGACGGCCGTACCGTCCTGTGCGTCCTCACCCATGACGCCAAGTTCGACGTCCCCCTGCTGAAGCTTGCGCTGCGCCTGCCGGTCGCCTACGTCGGCGCGATGGGCTCCCGCCGCACCCACGAGGACCGCAACAAGCGCCTGCGCGAGGTCGGCGTCACCGACCTCGAACTCGCCCGCCTGCGCTCCCCGATCGGCCTCGACCTCGGCGCCCGTACGCCCGAGGAGACGGCCCTGTCCATCGCCTCGGAGATCGTGGCGGGCCGGCGGGGCGGCTCGGGTGTGTCGCTGACCGGTGCGCACACGCCGATTCACCGTGACGCGAACCCGGCACCTGTGGATCTCATCGGCTCCGTGGCCTGA
- a CDS encoding NCS2 family permease, whose translation MTQQSVEPTNTAEDAGAGSRPPAGRSWLDRYFHISERGSSIATEVRGGVTTFMAMAYILLLNPVILSGADRSGDSLSQKALITATALGAAATTLLMGWIGKVPLAMAAGLSVSGVLAGLVMGTKTLTWAQGLGMCIAYGTVIMLLVVTGLREMIMNAIPLPLKHGITMGIGLFIAFIGLVKAGFVHAGTATPVTLGNAGELAGWPVLLFAVTLLLIFALQSRNVPGAILIGIVTGTVLAVIVNALGLVGDKGWANGEGPALHGSAVSMPDFSLIGKVSFSGLGDVGYMTVTMIVFTLVLAGFFDAMATIIGIGTEANLADSRGRMPGLSKALFIDGAGGVVGGVVGGSGQSVFVESATGVGEGARTGLSSVITGGFFALCLFFTPITAIVPREVASAALVTIGAMMMMNARHVDWADRSVAIPVFLTVVIMPFTYSITPGVAAGVIAYVVIKIAQGKWREIGGFMWGLTVLFLVYFSLHPIRALLGVH comes from the coding sequence ATGACCCAGCAGTCTGTGGAGCCCACGAACACCGCCGAAGACGCGGGCGCGGGTTCGCGTCCGCCGGCCGGCAGGTCGTGGCTCGACCGGTACTTCCACATATCCGAACGAGGATCCTCCATCGCGACCGAGGTCCGCGGCGGCGTCACCACCTTCATGGCGATGGCGTACATCCTTCTGCTCAACCCCGTGATCCTCAGTGGCGCGGACAGGTCCGGCGACTCGCTGAGCCAGAAAGCCCTCATCACGGCCACCGCCCTCGGTGCGGCGGCCACCACCCTCCTCATGGGCTGGATCGGCAAGGTGCCGCTCGCCATGGCCGCCGGACTCTCCGTCTCCGGGGTGCTGGCCGGTCTGGTCATGGGAACCAAGACCCTGACATGGGCTCAGGGTCTGGGCATGTGCATCGCCTACGGCACCGTGATCATGCTTCTGGTGGTCACCGGCCTCCGTGAGATGATCATGAACGCGATCCCGCTGCCGCTCAAGCACGGCATCACCATGGGCATCGGTCTGTTCATCGCTTTCATCGGCCTGGTCAAGGCCGGGTTCGTGCACGCCGGCACCGCGACCCCGGTCACCCTGGGCAACGCCGGTGAGCTCGCCGGCTGGCCCGTCCTGCTCTTCGCGGTCACGCTCCTGCTGATCTTCGCGCTGCAGTCCCGGAACGTTCCGGGCGCGATCCTCATCGGCATCGTCACCGGCACCGTTCTCGCGGTGATCGTCAACGCGCTCGGCCTCGTCGGCGACAAGGGCTGGGCCAACGGCGAGGGCCCCGCACTGCACGGCAGCGCCGTGTCCATGCCGGACTTCTCGCTCATCGGCAAGGTGTCCTTCAGCGGCCTGGGCGACGTCGGCTACATGACGGTCACCATGATCGTCTTCACTCTGGTGCTCGCCGGCTTCTTCGACGCGATGGCCACCATCATCGGCATCGGTACCGAGGCCAACCTCGCCGACTCCCGGGGCCGTATGCCGGGCCTGTCCAAGGCGCTGTTCATCGACGGTGCCGGCGGCGTCGTCGGCGGTGTCGTGGGCGGCTCCGGTCAGTCCGTGTTCGTCGAGTCCGCGACCGGCGTCGGTGAGGGCGCCCGTACCGGACTGTCATCGGTGATCACCGGTGGGTTCTTCGCCCTGTGCCTCTTCTTCACCCCGATCACCGCGATCGTGCCGCGCGAGGTGGCCTCGGCCGCCCTCGTCACCATCGGCGCGATGATGATGATGAACGCCCGTCACGTGGACTGGGCCGACCGCTCCGTGGCGATCCCGGTCTTCCTGACCGTCGTGATCATGCCGTTCACCTACTCGATCACCCCCGGTGTCGCCGCCGGTGTGATCGCCTACGTGGTCATCAAGATCGCCCAGGGCAAGTGGCGGGAGATCGGCGGCTTCATGTGGGGCCTGACGGTGCTCTTCCTCGTCTACTTCTCCCTGCATCCCATCCGGGCCCTGCTGGGCGTCCACTGA
- a CDS encoding xanthine dehydrogenase family protein molybdopterin-binding subunit: MPTNGAPTKITQGSQTKGGIGESTLRPDGTLKVTGEFAYSSDMWHEDMLWGQILRSTVAHAEIVSIDTGEALATPGVYAVLTYDDLPTEVKNYGLEIQDTPVLAHGKVRHHGEPVAIVAADHPETARRAAAKIKVEYKELPVITDEASATAPDAILIHEGRDDHHAGHVPHPNIVHRQPIIRGNADEAARRADVIVKGEYTFGMQDQAFLGPESGLAVPEEDGGVHLYVATQWLHSDLRQIAPVLGLPEDKVRMTLAGVGGAFGGREDLSMQIHACLLALRTGKPVKIVYNRFESFFGHVHRHPAKLYYEHGATKDGKLTHMKCKIVLDGGAYASASPAVVGNASSLSVGPYVIDDVDIEAIALYTNNPPCGAMRGFGAVQACFAYEAQMDRLAQKLGMDPVEFRQLNAMEQGTIMPTGQPVDSPAPVAELLRRIKAMPLPPERQWESSEGADVRQLPGGLSNTTHGEGVVRGVGYAVGIKNVGFSEGFDDYSTAKVRMEVIGGEPVATVHTAMAEVGQGGVTVHAQIARTELGVTQVTIHPADTQVGSAGSTSASRQTYVTGGAVKNACELVREKVLEIGRRKFGSYHPAWATAELLLEGGKVVTDGGEVLGDLVDVLEGETVEIEAEWRHRPTEAFDLRTGQGNGHVQYSFAAHRAVVEVDTELGLVKVIELACAQDVGKALNPLSVIGQIQGGTTQGLGVAVMEEIIVDPKTAKVRNPSFTDYLIPTILDTPTIPVDVLELADDHAPYGLRGIGEAPTLSSTPAVLAAIRNATGLELNRTPVRPEHLTGTA, from the coding sequence ATGCCGACCAACGGCGCCCCTACGAAGATCACGCAGGGTTCCCAGACCAAGGGCGGCATCGGCGAGTCCACGCTCCGCCCGGACGGCACCCTCAAGGTCACCGGCGAGTTCGCGTACTCGTCCGACATGTGGCACGAGGACATGCTGTGGGGCCAGATCCTGCGCTCCACCGTCGCGCACGCCGAGATCGTGTCGATCGACACCGGCGAGGCCCTGGCCACGCCGGGTGTCTACGCGGTCCTGACGTACGACGACCTGCCCACCGAGGTGAAGAACTACGGCCTGGAGATCCAGGACACCCCGGTCCTCGCGCACGGCAAGGTACGCCACCACGGCGAGCCGGTCGCGATCGTCGCCGCCGACCACCCGGAGACGGCCCGCCGCGCCGCCGCCAAGATCAAGGTGGAGTACAAGGAGCTGCCCGTCATCACCGACGAGGCCTCCGCCACCGCGCCGGACGCGATCCTGATCCACGAGGGACGCGACGACCACCACGCCGGGCACGTCCCGCACCCGAACATCGTCCACCGCCAGCCGATCATCCGCGGCAACGCGGACGAGGCCGCCCGGCGGGCCGATGTCATCGTCAAGGGCGAGTACACCTTCGGCATGCAGGACCAGGCCTTCCTCGGTCCCGAGTCCGGCCTCGCCGTGCCCGAGGAGGACGGCGGCGTCCACCTCTACGTCGCCACCCAGTGGCTCCACTCCGACCTGCGCCAGATCGCGCCCGTCCTCGGCCTGCCCGAGGACAAGGTGCGCATGACGCTGGCCGGCGTCGGCGGCGCGTTCGGCGGCCGCGAGGACCTGTCGATGCAGATCCACGCCTGCCTGCTGGCGCTGCGCACCGGCAAGCCCGTCAAGATCGTCTACAACCGGTTCGAGTCCTTCTTCGGGCACGTCCACCGCCACCCGGCGAAGCTCTACTACGAGCACGGCGCCACCAAGGACGGCAAGCTCACGCACATGAAGTGCAAGATCGTCCTGGACGGCGGCGCCTACGCCTCCGCCTCCCCGGCGGTCGTGGGAAACGCCTCCTCCCTGTCGGTCGGCCCGTACGTGATCGACGACGTCGACATCGAGGCCATCGCCCTCTACACCAACAACCCGCCCTGCGGCGCCATGCGCGGCTTCGGCGCGGTCCAGGCGTGCTTCGCCTACGAGGCGCAGATGGACAGGCTGGCGCAGAAGCTGGGCATGGACCCGGTGGAGTTCCGGCAGCTCAACGCGATGGAGCAGGGCACCATCATGCCGACCGGGCAGCCGGTCGACTCCCCGGCGCCCGTTGCCGAACTGCTGCGCCGCATCAAGGCGATGCCGCTGCCGCCGGAGCGCCAGTGGGAGTCCAGTGAGGGCGCCGACGTGCGGCAGCTGCCCGGCGGTCTGTCCAACACCACGCACGGCGAAGGCGTCGTACGCGGTGTCGGCTACGCGGTCGGCATCAAGAACGTCGGCTTCTCCGAGGGCTTCGACGACTACTCCACCGCCAAGGTGCGCATGGAGGTCATAGGCGGGGAGCCCGTGGCCACCGTGCACACCGCGATGGCGGAGGTCGGCCAGGGCGGTGTCACCGTCCACGCGCAGATCGCCCGCACCGAGCTCGGCGTCACCCAGGTGACCATCCACCCGGCCGACACCCAGGTGGGCAGCGCCGGTTCGACCTCGGCCTCCCGGCAGACGTACGTCACCGGCGGCGCCGTGAAGAACGCCTGCGAGCTGGTCCGCGAGAAGGTCCTGGAGATCGGCCGGCGCAAGTTCGGCTCCTACCACCCGGCCTGGGCCACCGCCGAACTCCTGCTGGAGGGCGGCAAGGTCGTCACCGACGGCGGCGAGGTCCTCGGCGACCTGGTCGACGTCCTGGAGGGCGAGACCGTGGAGATCGAGGCGGAGTGGCGGCACCGGCCGACCGAGGCCTTCGACCTGCGCACCGGCCAGGGCAACGGCCACGTCCAGTACTCCTTCGCCGCGCACCGCGCGGTCGTCGAGGTCGACACCGAGCTCGGCCTGGTCAAGGTCATCGAGCTGGCCTGCGCCCAGGACGTCGGCAAGGCGCTCAACCCGCTCTCCGTCATCGGCCAGATCCAGGGCGGTACGACCCAGGGCCTGGGCGTGGCGGTGATGGAGGAGATCATCGTCGATCCCAAGACCGCCAAGGTCAGGAACCCCTCCTTCACGGACTACCTGATCCCCACGATTCTCGACACGCCGACCATCCCGGTCGACGTGCTCGAACTCGCCGACGACCACGCCCCGTACGGGCTGCGCGGCATCGGCGAAGCCCCGACCCTGTCGTCCACCCCGGCCGTCCTCGCGGCCATCCGGAACGCGACCGGGCTGGAGCTCAACCGCACCCCGGTGCGGCCCGAGCACCTCACGGGAACCGCGTAA